One stretch of Sporichthyaceae bacterium DNA includes these proteins:
- a CDS encoding dihydrofolate reductase family protein, with translation MSRTRVHNFCISLDGFGTGEGQSRQKPFGSADLRLMAWFDGRVIHGIDKQPDIPAGPERVLSSAWGQGIGAEIMGRNKFDPTRPWDPDWPGWWGDAPPFQTPVFVLTHHPRPSIEFANGTSFHFVDASPAEALVMAREAANGDDVRIGGGVSTLRQFLVADLVDHMHLAVAPMVVGRGERLWDGLEGLHERFDVQSVTMPSGVTHLTFTRRPRS, from the coding sequence TTGTCCCGCACCCGTGTACACAACTTCTGCATCTCGCTGGACGGCTTCGGCACCGGGGAGGGGCAGAGTCGACAAAAGCCGTTCGGCAGCGCCGACCTCCGGTTGATGGCCTGGTTCGACGGCCGGGTCATTCACGGCATCGACAAACAGCCCGACATCCCGGCCGGTCCGGAGCGAGTGTTGAGCAGTGCCTGGGGTCAGGGCATCGGTGCGGAGATCATGGGCCGCAACAAGTTCGATCCGACCCGCCCGTGGGACCCCGACTGGCCGGGTTGGTGGGGCGACGCGCCGCCGTTCCAAACCCCGGTGTTCGTGCTCACCCACCACCCGCGACCCTCGATCGAGTTCGCCAACGGCACCTCGTTCCACTTCGTGGACGCCTCACCCGCCGAGGCACTGGTGATGGCTCGAGAGGCGGCCAACGGCGACGACGTGCGCATCGGCGGTGGCGTGTCCACGCTGCGCCAATTCCTGGTTGCGGACCTCGTCGACCACATGCACCTCGCGGTGGCGCCCATGGTGGTCGGCCGCGGCGAGCGCCTGTGGGACGGCCTGGAGGGTCTGCACGAACGGTTCGACGTGCAAAGCGTGACCATGCCCAGCGGCGTCACCCATCTCACCTTCACCCGCCGTCCACGCAGCTGA
- a CDS encoding RNA polymerase sigma-70 factor, which produces MSVEQSFAEHRGLVFSVAYRILGSATDAEDVVQEAWLRWSGVDRANVAAPRGYLARIAANLAVDRLRAEQARRETYYGPWLPEPILTEHDPATDAAAADSVSLAMLVVLETLSPLERAVFVLNEVFAFSHAEIAVALERSEAAVRQAAHRAREHVQARRPRFHPDPVSTQQAVERFFAAAAGGDLNALMELLAPDVTVWSDGGGKVRASRAPVTGAKKVAAWLSTWSTRPYEGVSYEEMSFRITEINGTPGLVIIAPDRVLGILTVELDDDGRIAGVHAVTNPDKLMAITEGQVHPVAVGEAAH; this is translated from the coding sequence ATGAGCGTCGAGCAGAGCTTCGCCGAGCACCGCGGGCTGGTTTTCTCGGTGGCGTACCGGATTCTCGGGTCGGCCACTGACGCCGAGGACGTGGTGCAGGAGGCGTGGCTGCGCTGGTCGGGCGTCGACCGCGCGAATGTGGCGGCGCCGCGGGGGTACCTGGCGCGGATCGCGGCGAATCTGGCGGTGGACCGATTGCGCGCCGAGCAGGCCCGGCGGGAGACCTACTACGGGCCGTGGCTACCGGAGCCGATCCTCACCGAACACGACCCGGCCACCGACGCGGCCGCGGCGGATTCGGTGTCGCTGGCCATGCTGGTGGTGCTGGAGACGCTGAGCCCGTTGGAGCGCGCGGTGTTCGTGCTCAACGAGGTGTTTGCCTTCTCCCACGCGGAAATCGCCGTCGCCCTGGAGCGGTCCGAAGCCGCGGTGCGGCAGGCCGCGCACCGCGCGCGGGAGCACGTGCAGGCCCGCCGGCCGCGGTTTCACCCGGACCCGGTCAGCACGCAGCAGGCCGTCGAGCGGTTCTTCGCGGCCGCCGCGGGCGGGGACCTCAATGCGTTGATGGAACTGCTCGCGCCGGACGTGACCGTATGGTCCGACGGCGGCGGCAAGGTACGCGCCTCGCGGGCCCCGGTCACCGGGGCGAAGAAGGTCGCGGCGTGGTTGTCGACCTGGTCGACCCGGCCGTATGAGGGCGTGTCGTACGAGGAGATGTCGTTCCGGATCACCGAGATCAACGGCACGCCGGGCTTGGTGATCATCGCCCCGGACCGGGTGCTCGGCATCCTCACCGTTGAGTTGGACGACGACGGCCGGATCGCGGGCGTCCATGCGGTGACCAACCCGGACAAGCTGATGGCGATCACCGAGGGACAGGTTCATCCGGTGGCGGTGGGCGAAGCGGCACACTGA
- a CDS encoding glutathione S-transferase C-terminal domain-containing protein, giving the protein MAGDFQRDTRYLTTRITIDGRDGYPVEPGRYRLVVSRACPWAHRSVIARRLLGLEDVLSMGIAGPTHDKRSWAFTLDADGRDPVLRIERLQEAYLARDPQYDKGITVPAIVDIPTGRVVTNDIFTLTEDLSTQWRPHHRPGAPDLWPEHLRGQINEINDVVYTDVNNGVYRAGFAIEQKAYDEAFESLFARLDWLADRLRNQRYLVGDTLTEADVRLFPTLVRFDAVYHGHFKCNRNKLTEDPVLWAYARDLFQTPGFGDTVEFTHIKRHYYEVHRTINPTGIVPAGPDLSGWLTPHGRAALGGRPFGGGTPPGPPPPDERVEWIA; this is encoded by the coding sequence ATGGCCGGTGATTTTCAGCGGGACACCCGCTACCTCACCACCCGCATCACTATCGACGGCCGCGACGGCTATCCGGTGGAGCCCGGCCGCTACCGCTTGGTGGTGTCCCGGGCCTGCCCGTGGGCGCACCGGTCGGTGATCGCGCGGCGGCTGCTCGGGCTGGAGGACGTGCTGTCCATGGGCATCGCCGGCCCAACCCACGACAAGCGCAGTTGGGCGTTCACCCTCGACGCGGACGGCCGCGACCCGGTGTTGCGCATCGAACGACTGCAGGAGGCGTACCTGGCGCGGGATCCCCAGTACGACAAGGGAATCACCGTGCCGGCCATCGTCGACATCCCCACCGGGCGGGTCGTCACCAACGACATCTTCACCCTTACCGAGGACCTGTCCACCCAGTGGCGCCCCCACCACCGACCCGGCGCCCCGGACCTGTGGCCGGAGCACCTGCGGGGGCAGATCAACGAGATCAACGACGTCGTCTACACCGACGTCAACAACGGGGTGTACCGCGCCGGCTTCGCCATCGAGCAGAAGGCCTACGACGAAGCCTTCGAGAGTCTGTTCGCCCGTCTGGACTGGCTGGCCGATCGGTTGCGCAACCAGCGCTACCTGGTCGGCGACACTCTCACCGAGGCCGACGTGCGGCTGTTCCCCACCCTGGTGCGTTTCGACGCGGTGTACCACGGCCACTTCAAGTGCAACCGGAACAAGCTCACTGAGGACCCGGTGTTGTGGGCCTACGCTCGCGACCTGTTCCAGACGCCCGGCTTCGGCGACACGGTGGAGTTCACCCACATCAAGCGGCACTACTACGAGGTGCACCGCACCATCAACCCGACCGGCATCGTGCCCGCGGGCCCGGATTTGTCCGGCTGGCTCACCCCGCACGGCCGCGCCGCCCTCGGTGGACGCCCGTTCGGCGGCGGCACGCCGCCCGGGCCGCCACCGCCGGATGAACGCGTCGAGTGGATCGCGTGA
- a CDS encoding flavin reductase family protein, protein MSEHSGVEAFIGGLNYTMLVVTCRADDQPAGCLVGFTTQTSIDPPRFLVCLSRTNVTTRVAACAEHLAVHQLGREDVDLARLFGEHTAEDENKFTRCAWTDGPHGVPILDRAVAWMVGRVLSIGDGGDHAEFLLEPVDGHRRSYARALMFTDLPHLDPGQEA, encoded by the coding sequence ATGAGCGAGCACAGCGGCGTCGAGGCGTTCATCGGCGGGCTGAACTACACGATGCTCGTGGTGACCTGCCGCGCCGACGACCAGCCGGCCGGCTGCCTGGTCGGGTTCACCACGCAGACCAGCATCGACCCACCGCGCTTCTTGGTGTGCTTGTCCCGCACCAACGTGACCACCCGGGTGGCCGCGTGCGCCGAGCACTTGGCCGTGCACCAACTCGGCCGGGAGGACGTCGACCTGGCCCGGCTGTTCGGTGAGCACACCGCCGAGGACGAGAACAAGTTCACCCGGTGCGCGTGGACCGACGGCCCGCACGGGGTGCCGATCCTGGACCGTGCAGTGGCCTGGATGGTGGGCCGCGTGCTGTCCATCGGCGACGGCGGCGACCACGCCGAGTTCCTGCTGGAGCCGGTCGACGGGCATCGGCGCAGCTACGCCCGGGCGCTGATGTTCACCGACCTGCCGCACCTGGACCCGGGCCAAGAGGCCTGA
- a CDS encoding serine protease gives MHTVSARRRRMSRTAVVLALGAASVGMAGAAQAATVPPVTGLVSTGGHWAPAGAALIHPGIITTTKDAQCTANFLYTDGHHTYLGQAAHCSGTGQATETDGCSSKSLPLGTPVRLEGSNVVGTMVYNSWLAMQSAHETDKDACAHNDLALIQLPDKAVRQANPSIPVFGGPTGLNTTGTQAGDSVVTYGNSPLRQGISMLSPKTGTSLGDDDNGWTHQIYTITPGIPGDSGSAVLDGHGRALGDLSTLEFAPLPGANQVSDLSRELAYARAHGIKHLQLVAGTEPFTGSVA, from the coding sequence ATGCACACCGTTTCCGCCCGCCGTCGCCGTATGAGCCGTACCGCCGTTGTGCTCGCGCTGGGCGCCGCTTCCGTCGGCATGGCCGGCGCCGCACAGGCCGCCACCGTTCCTCCCGTTACCGGCTTGGTATCCACCGGCGGTCATTGGGCCCCGGCCGGCGCCGCGCTCATCCACCCCGGCATCATCACCACCACCAAGGACGCCCAATGCACCGCCAATTTCCTCTACACCGACGGCCACCACACCTACCTCGGGCAGGCTGCTCACTGCTCCGGTACCGGGCAGGCCACGGAGACCGACGGCTGCAGTTCCAAGTCGCTACCACTGGGCACCCCGGTGCGGCTCGAGGGCAGCAACGTCGTGGGCACCATGGTCTACAACTCCTGGCTGGCCATGCAGTCCGCGCACGAGACGGACAAGGACGCCTGCGCGCACAATGACCTGGCGTTGATTCAGTTGCCGGACAAGGCGGTGCGACAGGCGAATCCGTCGATCCCGGTGTTCGGCGGACCGACCGGGCTCAACACCACCGGCACGCAGGCCGGCGATTCGGTCGTCACCTACGGCAATTCCCCCCTGCGGCAGGGCATCAGCATGCTCTCCCCCAAGACCGGCACCAGCCTCGGTGACGACGACAACGGCTGGACCCACCAGATCTACACGATCACGCCGGGCATCCCCGGCGACTCCGGGTCCGCGGTGTTGGACGGTCACGGCCGCGCCCTCGGCGACCTGTCCACGTTGGAGTTCGCCCCGCTGCCCGGCGCCAACCAGGTCTCCGACCTGTCCCGGGAGCTGGCCTATGCCCGTGCCCACGGCATCAAGCACCTCCAGTTGGTGGCCGGCACCGAGCCGTTCACTGGCTCCGTCGCCTGA